One Serpentinicella alkaliphila DNA segment encodes these proteins:
- a CDS encoding RRXRR domain-containing protein gives MAQKARKLLKDGKAKVITVKPFTIQLLIATGETKQDITLGIDSRYLNIGFSATTEKKELIYGEVKLLEGISNRITEKLQYRRIRRQRLRYRKPRFDNRKRNEENILK, from the coding sequence ATTGCACAAAAAGCTAGGAAATTACTCAAAGATGGCAAAGCAAAAGTAATAACAGTTAAGCCCTTTACTATTCAGTTGCTTATTGCTACAGGTGAAACCAAGCAAGATATAACCCTTGGTATTGATTCTAGGTACTTGAATATTGGTTTTAGTGCAACGACAGAAAAAAAAGAATTAATATATGGCGAAGTTAAGTTACTAGAAGGTATTAGTAATAGAATTACTGAAAAATTACAATATAGACGGATTAGAAGACAAAGGCTGAGATATAGAAAACCCAGATTTGACAACAGAAAAAGAAATGAAGAAAACATTTTGAAGTGA
- the dapA gene encoding 4-hydroxy-tetrahydrodipicolinate synthase, translating into MFSGSGVAIVTPFTNGEVDIEKFKSLIDFQLKNNTQALIVLGTTGEASTIDFKERELIVKTAVQHVAKRIPVIIGTGVNSTLTSIKYTKQAEELGADGVLVVTPYYNKATQKGLIIHYTEIANSTKLPVILYNVPGRTCVNIAPKTVAELAKVDNIVAIKEACGDMSQILEIKRLVPEDFMIYSGNDDNVVPILACGGQGVISVAANVVPKEFQRMCELFMNGNMKEALELQLKYKKLVDLLFIEVNPIPVKAAVSALGFIENELRLPLTSIEDNNMILLVEEMKKLQII; encoded by the coding sequence ATGTTCAGTGGGTCGGGAGTTGCTATCGTAACACCTTTTACAAATGGAGAGGTAGATATTGAGAAGTTTAAGTCGTTAATTGACTTTCAGCTTAAAAATAACACTCAGGCATTAATTGTATTAGGCACAACAGGTGAAGCTTCAACGATAGATTTTAAAGAAAGAGAATTGATAGTAAAGACAGCAGTACAACATGTAGCAAAAAGAATTCCTGTTATTATAGGTACCGGAGTTAATAGCACATTAACTTCAATTAAATATACAAAGCAGGCTGAAGAATTAGGGGCTGATGGGGTTTTAGTAGTAACGCCATACTACAATAAGGCAACTCAAAAAGGTTTAATTATACACTACACTGAAATAGCTAATTCAACAAAACTACCAGTTATTTTATATAATGTACCAGGAAGAACTTGTGTGAATATTGCTCCAAAAACTGTTGCTGAATTAGCCAAAGTAGATAACATAGTTGCAATTAAGGAAGCCTGTGGAGATATGTCTCAAATACTTGAAATAAAAAGGTTAGTACCTGAGGATTTTATGATATATTCTGGTAACGATGATAATGTCGTTCCTATACTGGCTTGTGGTGGGCAAGGAGTAATTTCTGTTGCGGCAAATGTTGTTCCAAAGGAATTCCAGCGAATGTGTGAGCTATTTATGAATGGCAATATGAAAGAGGCATTGGAGCTTCAATTAAAGTATAAAAAGCTAGTAGATTTATTATTTATTGAAGTAAATCCGATACCAGTTAAAGCTGCAGTAAGTGCTCTAGGTTTTATAGAAAACGAATTAAGACTTCCTTTGACTTCTATAGAAGATAATAATATGATATTATTAGTGGAAGAAATGAAGAAACTACAAATTATATAG
- a CDS encoding carbon-nitrogen hydrolase family protein, producing the protein MSKFNIAICQMNVTDSKRKNLENARKMVCEAVKEKKADIIVLPEMFNCPYDTKVMSEYAEEYDGETSQVLAALAKELDVYIIGGSIPEKSENKLYNTSLIFDNEGAIIGRHRKVHLFDVDIENGIRFKESDVLCPGNEVTVVETKYCKIGVAICFDIRFPELMRSMVLSGAEIIVVPGAFNMITGPAHWDALIKVRAIDNQVYFIAASPARNEKANYIAYGHSAIVNPWGEFIAWAEEREQIICSEIDLKYIEKVRNELPLLKNRRESVYSINS; encoded by the coding sequence ATGAGTAAGTTTAATATAGCTATTTGTCAAATGAATGTAACAGATAGTAAGCGGAAGAATCTTGAAAATGCGAGAAAAATGGTATGTGAAGCAGTAAAAGAAAAAAAGGCAGATATTATTGTTTTGCCGGAAATGTTTAATTGTCCCTATGATACAAAGGTGATGAGTGAGTATGCAGAGGAGTATGATGGTGAAACATCACAAGTACTAGCAGCTTTAGCTAAGGAGTTAGACGTATATATTATTGGAGGATCTATTCCGGAGAAAAGTGAAAATAAACTATATAATACTTCTTTAATATTTGATAATGAGGGAGCAATTATTGGAAGGCATCGAAAAGTGCATCTGTTTGACGTAGATATAGAAAATGGAATAAGATTTAAAGAATCTGATGTATTATGTCCAGGTAATGAAGTAACAGTAGTAGAAACAAAGTATTGTAAAATTGGAGTAGCCATATGTTTCGATATTAGATTTCCAGAGTTAATGAGATCCATGGTTTTAAGTGGTGCTGAAATTATTGTAGTGCCTGGAGCATTTAATATGATTACTGGTCCTGCTCATTGGGATGCCTTAATAAAAGTTAGAGCTATAGATAATCAAGTTTATTTCATTGCAGCATCTCCAGCCAGAAATGAGAAAGCAAATTATATTGCTTATGGTCATTCAGCAATTGTAAATCCTTGGGGAGAATTTATAGCTTGGGCGGAAGAAAGGGAACAAATAATATGTAGTGAAATTGATTTGAAATATATTGAAAAGGTTAGGAATGAACTGCCTTTATTAAAAAATAGAAGAGAGTCTGTATATAGTATAAATAGTTAA
- a CDS encoding lysophospholipid acyltransferase family protein, with the protein MRTIYFYVYLSLHLLYSCIYIPRVKYYIKHNMLKEKRSLTYKISNRWAKSLVRITGSSVDISGLENIPVDTPVLFASNHQSNFDIPILLGYLPKPIGFVAKVELAKVPLLSTWLKFGDCVFIDRKDIRQSLKAINAASDILKSGHSMVIFPEGTRSKSNELGVFKPGSLKLAEKAGVPIIPITIHNSYEIYEGNNNRVKPANVRITVGKPIYSNTDNTEKSTVVRVYETIKNELEK; encoded by the coding sequence ATGCGTACAATATATTTTTATGTCTACTTAAGTCTACATCTTCTATATTCTTGTATTTATATCCCAAGAGTAAAATACTATATTAAACATAATATGTTAAAGGAAAAACGCAGCCTTACATATAAAATTTCTAACCGTTGGGCTAAGAGTTTAGTTAGAATTACTGGTAGTTCAGTAGATATTTCTGGACTAGAAAACATACCAGTTGATACTCCTGTGCTTTTTGCGAGTAATCATCAAAGTAATTTTGATATTCCTATTTTACTCGGTTATCTTCCAAAACCAATTGGTTTTGTTGCTAAAGTCGAGTTAGCAAAGGTACCACTACTAAGTACATGGCTTAAATTTGGAGACTGTGTATTTATTGATAGAAAGGATATCAGACAATCATTAAAGGCTATTAATGCTGCCAGTGATATTTTAAAATCTGGTCATTCAATGGTTATCTTTCCTGAAGGTACTAGAAGCAAAAGTAATGAATTAGGTGTCTTTAAACCAGGGAGCTTAAAGCTAGCTGAGAAAGCTGGTGTTCCAATAATTCCCATAACCATTCATAATTCTTACGAAATCTACGAAGGTAATAACAATCGTGTCAAACCTGCAAATGTTAGAATTACTGTTGGAAAACCTATCTACTCGAATACTGATAATACAGAAAAATCGACAGTTGTACGGGTATATGAAACAATAAAAAATGAATTAGAAAAATAA
- a CDS encoding [Fe-Fe] hydrogenase large subunit C-terminal domain-containing protein: protein MDPLVHSISIDPQKCIGCTTCMKRCPIEAIRVKDSKCYIIDSRCINCGHCVNVCPHRALSGITDDINSIFNFPYRIALIDPVLYSQFDLVTDPVKIISVFKDLGFNEVFETSHGADLITNFTKKYIKSASSKPVISSSCPTIIRLIQLRFPELIDNILPIDSPVEISAYMARQNAIKSTKFSCTDIGVFYISPCSARIYSFQHPVGIKYTNITGTISISSLFLDISKLMDNIKETVDFYSSGKAIGWARAGGQSQALEISEFLAVDGIENVISVLEEIENNKINDLLFLECQACTNGCVGGCLTIENSFVARNRIRQISQKFYKYIPEDLFQPEKFLLDQPIEPLNVLKLDKDLSKAIAKMKLIEEVVKDLPNIDCGACGSPSCKALAEDIVQGYSNKSDCIVMLKNNLKIK, encoded by the coding sequence ATGGATCCACTAGTTCATTCTATTTCTATAGATCCACAAAAATGTATAGGTTGTACAACTTGTATGAAAAGATGTCCCATCGAGGCCATTAGAGTTAAAGATAGTAAATGTTATATCATAGATTCTAGGTGCATTAACTGTGGACACTGTGTGAATGTATGCCCCCATAGGGCTTTATCAGGAATAACAGACGATATTAATTCTATATTTAATTTTCCATATCGCATAGCTTTAATAGACCCTGTTTTATATAGCCAGTTTGATTTAGTAACAGACCCAGTAAAAATAATTTCTGTATTTAAAGATTTAGGCTTTAACGAAGTTTTTGAAACATCCCACGGAGCAGATTTAATCACAAACTTCACAAAAAAGTATATTAAATCAGCTAGCTCTAAACCCGTTATTTCATCATCGTGCCCAACGATTATTCGATTAATCCAACTAAGATTTCCAGAACTAATCGACAACATACTTCCAATAGATTCACCAGTTGAAATTTCAGCATATATGGCTAGGCAAAATGCCATTAAATCTACAAAGTTTAGTTGTACCGATATCGGAGTTTTTTATATTTCACCATGCTCTGCAAGAATATATAGTTTTCAACATCCAGTTGGGATAAAATACACTAATATAACAGGGACTATTTCAATTAGTTCTTTATTTTTAGATATTAGCAAGCTAATGGATAATATCAAAGAAACTGTAGATTTCTATTCCTCTGGTAAGGCAATAGGATGGGCAAGGGCAGGGGGACAGAGTCAAGCCCTAGAAATTAGTGAATTTCTTGCAGTTGACGGTATAGAGAATGTAATAAGTGTACTTGAAGAGATAGAAAATAATAAAATTAATGATTTGCTCTTTCTTGAATGTCAAGCATGTACAAATGGTTGTGTTGGGGGTTGCTTAACTATAGAAAACTCCTTTGTAGCTCGAAATAGAATAAGGCAGATATCCCAAAAATTTTATAAATATATTCCAGAAGACCTTTTTCAGCCTGAAAAATTCCTATTAGATCAGCCAATTGAGCCGCTTAATGTCTTAAAGCTTGATAAAGACTTATCTAAGGCTATTGCAAAAATGAAGTTGATTGAAGAAGTAGTGAAGGATCTTCCTAATATAGATTGCGGGGCTTGCGGTTCACCTTCATGTAAAGCACTGGCAGAGGATATAGTTCAAGGCTATTCTAATAAATCTGATTGTATTGTAATGCTAAAAAATAATTTAAAAATTAAATAG
- a CDS encoding aspartate-semialdehyde dehydrogenase, which yields MGLIVGVVGATGAVGRKMLEVLEERNIDIEKLRVFASARSAGEKINFKDQVVTVELLTEEVMKDKFDYLLFSAGGSVSAQYAPIAAEAGNTVIDNSSQWRMTEGIPLVVPEVNAHVLKGYKGIIANPNCSTIQMVVALAPLHKRYGIDKVVVSTYQAVSGSGHKAIVELENQMKDANYPNNVYPKRIATNCIPHIDVFNDNGFTKEELKMVYETQKILEDNKIKVNSTTVRIPVFFSHSESVYVEFKETPEVSEVKQILSEAPGVIVLDNPEKNEYPTPLEVANSDDTYVGRIRKDLFNPNALSMWVVADNLRKGAATNAVQILEALETLK from the coding sequence ATGGGATTAATAGTTGGGGTTGTAGGTGCTACGGGTGCAGTTGGAAGAAAAATGTTAGAGGTTCTTGAAGAAAGAAATATTGATATTGAAAAATTAAGAGTATTTGCTTCTGCAAGATCTGCTGGAGAGAAGATAAATTTTAAAGATCAAGTTGTGACTGTTGAATTACTTACTGAAGAAGTTATGAAAGATAAATTTGATTACCTATTGTTTTCGGCAGGTGGAAGCGTATCTGCCCAGTATGCTCCGATAGCAGCGGAAGCAGGAAATACGGTAATTGATAATTCATCACAGTGGAGAATGACGGAAGGTATACCTCTAGTTGTACCTGAAGTAAATGCCCATGTGCTTAAGGGGTATAAAGGTATAATTGCAAACCCAAACTGCTCAACTATACAAATGGTTGTTGCACTAGCCCCATTACACAAAAGATATGGAATTGACAAAGTCGTAGTTTCAACTTATCAAGCTGTTTCTGGAAGTGGACACAAGGCTATTGTTGAGTTAGAAAATCAAATGAAGGATGCTAACTATCCTAATAATGTTTATCCTAAAAGGATTGCAACAAACTGCATTCCACACATAGATGTATTTAACGATAATGGCTTTACAAAAGAAGAATTGAAAATGGTATACGAAACACAAAAAATACTTGAAGATAATAAAATAAAAGTAAACTCAACTACAGTAAGAATTCCTGTTTTCTTTTCACACAGTGAATCAGTATATGTTGAATTTAAAGAAACTCCCGAGGTATCAGAAGTTAAACAAATCTTAAGTGAAGCTCCTGGAGTTATAGTTTTAGATAATCCAGAAAAAAATGAATATCCAACTCCTTTAGAGGTAGCAAATTCAGATGATACCTATGTAGGTAGAATTAGAAAGGATTTATTTAATCCTAATGCTTTATCTATGTGGGTAGTTGCGGATAACTTAAGAAAAGGGGCTGCTACAAATGCAGTTCAAATATTAGAAGCTTTGGAAACTTTAAAATAA
- the lysA gene encoding diaminopimelate decarboxylase: protein MINVIQYKNKELHLDNISVGQLSKDKATPFYLYSFDQIKKNVKMVQEVFEGVNYHISFATKSNNNLYLLEELKNMNIGVDIVSKGEFEAAKLVGFHNDEVIVNGNGKTLEFLSELVDFQPKAINIDSKEEIERLEQIVNTRQKEVSVAIRINPDVDPVTHPYISTGLKKNKFGIDMDSAKGIIEKYNSHPYIKIKGLHLHIGSQLLSVSPYEDAYQKTHEFMLSLKEHGLEFVNIGGGWGIDYEKNGNSFPLDEYKDRVIPILKNINLEIILELGRFIIGNAGVLVSKVEYVKETPYKTFVVTDASMASLIRPSLYNGYHHMYPQFEGDNTEKVDVVGPLCETGDRLAEDRDLSIPNHDDLLVICDAGAYGYSMSSNYNFSFRPAEYLLKDGEIKEIRPREDINDLVKYYKVNK from the coding sequence ATGATAAATGTGATACAGTATAAAAATAAAGAGTTACATCTAGATAATATATCCGTGGGGCAGTTATCTAAAGATAAAGCTACACCATTTTACTTATATTCTTTTGATCAAATTAAGAAAAATGTTAAAATGGTTCAAGAGGTTTTTGAGGGAGTAAATTACCATATATCCTTTGCTACTAAGTCAAATAATAATCTATATTTATTAGAAGAATTAAAGAACATGAATATAGGTGTTGATATAGTATCAAAAGGAGAATTTGAAGCAGCTAAGTTAGTTGGATTTCATAATGATGAAGTTATAGTAAATGGAAATGGAAAAACATTAGAGTTTCTATCTGAATTAGTAGATTTTCAGCCTAAGGCTATAAATATTGATTCTAAGGAAGAAATTGAAAGATTAGAGCAGATAGTAAATACCAGACAAAAGGAAGTATCTGTTGCTATAAGAATTAATCCTGATGTTGATCCTGTAACTCATCCATATATTTCAACTGGCCTGAAGAAAAATAAATTTGGTATAGATATGGACAGTGCAAAAGGGATAATTGAAAAGTATAACTCACATCCATATATTAAAATTAAAGGGCTACACCTTCACATTGGGTCTCAGCTATTATCTGTTAGTCCATATGAGGATGCCTACCAGAAAACTCACGAGTTTATGCTAAGTCTGAAAGAACATGGACTAGAGTTTGTTAATATTGGTGGTGGATGGGGTATCGACTATGAAAAAAATGGAAATAGTTTCCCTCTTGATGAGTATAAGGATAGGGTTATACCAATTCTAAAGAATATTAACCTTGAAATCATTTTGGAGCTTGGAAGATTTATAATTGGAAATGCAGGTGTTCTAGTTAGTAAGGTTGAATATGTTAAAGAGACTCCATATAAAACTTTCGTTGTTACAGATGCGTCTATGGCATCCCTAATAAGACCTAGCTTGTATAATGGATATCATCATATGTATCCTCAATTTGAAGGAGATAATACTGAAAAAGTTGACGTTGTAGGCCCTCTGTGTGAAACAGGGGATAGATTAGCGGAGGATAGGGATTTAAGTATTCCTAATCACGATGATCTATTAGTTATATGTGATGCCGGTGCATATGGTTATTCCATGAGCTCAAATTATAATTTTAGCTTTAGACCAGCAGAGTATCTTTTAAAAGATGGAGAAATTAAGGAAATTCGTCCTCGAGAAGATATTAATGACTTAGTAAAATATTATAAGGTAAATAAATAG
- a CDS encoding cell wall hydrolase, with translation MNHLFYSKKNIYLFVSVVLVFVLSAILILQDIKTVTVNELIDNGENLYSFDYKDMLIEGEYDIKLIETYGQEGVDVVLLDTSTYEEVKRPNESSTKNNLAPINSERYIVSRGDTLYLIASRSSMTVEELKSINNLAQVDTIYEGQVLHTISNGNENNNSDNSSSPSSREDDIYWLSRIIHAEAQGEPYEGKVAVGNVVLNRVAHRDFPNTIRGVIYDKQYGYVQFSPVLDGSINNTPNEESRRAAIDALDGYRPVGTALYFLNPRKATNFWIVHNRRYFMTIGDHDFYY, from the coding sequence ATGAATCACCTATTTTATAGTAAAAAAAATATATATTTATTCGTTTCTGTAGTTCTAGTTTTTGTATTGTCAGCTATACTTATATTGCAGGACATAAAAACAGTTACGGTTAATGAATTAATAGATAATGGAGAGAATTTATATAGTTTTGACTATAAAGATATGCTTATAGAAGGGGAATATGATATTAAGCTAATCGAAACATATGGGCAAGAAGGTGTGGACGTAGTCTTGCTGGATACTAGTACATACGAAGAGGTTAAAAGACCTAATGAATCTAGTACTAAAAATAATTTAGCACCAATTAATTCAGAAAGGTATATAGTAAGTAGAGGAGATACTTTATACTTAATTGCAAGTAGATCTAGTATGACTGTAGAAGAACTAAAATCTATTAATAACTTGGCTCAAGTAGATACCATATATGAAGGTCAGGTTTTGCATACAATATCGAACGGTAATGAAAACAATAATAGCGATAATAGTAGTAGCCCTTCGTCAAGAGAAGATGATATTTACTGGCTAAGCAGAATTATTCATGCGGAAGCACAGGGTGAGCCATACGAAGGAAAAGTAGCTGTTGGTAACGTTGTATTAAATAGGGTTGCTCATAGGGATTTTCCAAATACTATACGTGGCGTAATCTACGATAAACAATATGGATATGTTCAGTTTTCTCCTGTTTTAGACGGTAGTATAAATAATACTCCTAATGAGGAGAGTAGAAGAGCAGCTATTGATGCATTAGATGGGTATAGACCTGTAGGAACTGCCTTATATTTTCTTAATCCAAGGAAGGCAACAAACTTTTGGATTGTCCACAATAGAAGATATTTTATGACAATAGGTGACCATGATTTCTATTATTAA
- the dapD gene encoding 2,3,4,5-tetrahydropyridine-2,6-dicarboxylate N-acetyltransferase, with protein MDAREIIQYIKDSEKKTPVKVYLKGNLNEIDWAKYECKNFINDNTGVIFGEWKFVSPLLEENSHHIEDYVVENDRRNSAIPMLDIKDIPARIEPGAIIREKVEIQANAVIMMGASINIGAIIGEGTMIDMNVVVGGRGIIGKNCHIGAGSVIAGVVEPPSATPVIIEDDVVIGANAVVLEGVRVGTGSVIAAGAIVTEDVPANVVVAGAPAKVIKEIDDKTKSKTEIVKELRDLMGA; from the coding sequence ATGGACGCTAGAGAAATTATACAATATATTAAGGATAGTGAGAAAAAAACACCTGTAAAAGTGTATTTAAAGGGAAATCTAAACGAAATCGATTGGGCTAAATATGAATGTAAAAACTTTATTAACGATAACACTGGTGTAATATTTGGTGAATGGAAATTTGTTTCACCTTTACTAGAGGAAAATAGCCATCATATAGAGGATTATGTTGTTGAGAATGATAGAAGAAACTCAGCTATTCCGATGCTTGACATCAAAGACATTCCAGCTAGAATTGAACCAGGGGCAATTATTAGAGAAAAAGTAGAGATTCAAGCAAATGCAGTTATTATGATGGGTGCATCAATTAATATAGGAGCAATTATTGGGGAAGGTACAATGATTGATATGAACGTAGTTGTTGGAGGTAGAGGGATTATAGGAAAGAACTGCCACATTGGGGCAGGATCTGTTATAGCAGGGGTTGTAGAGCCACCTTCAGCTACTCCAGTAATTATCGAGGATGATGTAGTTATTGGAGCTAATGCAGTTGTACTAGAGGGAGTAAGAGTAGGTACTGGTTCTGTAATAGCAGCGGGAGCTATAGTAACTGAAGATGTACCAGCAAATGTAGTTGTAGCAGGTGCGCCAGCAAAGGTTATTAAAGAGATAGACGATAAAACTAAGTCAAAGACAGAGATAGTTAAAGAACTTAGAGATTTAATGGGAGCTTAA
- the dapB gene encoding 4-hydroxy-tetrahydrodipicolinate reductase, with protein MKLLIWGKSGRMGQLIYNSAVKDSFWTSVEGVDMEKTINMIDYKPDVVIDFSHPTALDSVLDYCQKNKLPLVIGTTGFENEHIEKIKVASSNIPIMQATNMSLGMNLLFSLVEKVASVLKDKVDIEVIEAHHNRKVDAPSGSAVTIIECIEKGLGRVEKHAHGRVGQCPREKGEIGVHAIRGGNIVGFHEANFINDLETIKITHEAHDRSVFAEGSLVAAKFILNQKVGIYNMKDVLGIQ; from the coding sequence ATGAAGCTATTAATTTGGGGTAAGAGTGGTAGAATGGGTCAACTTATTTATAATTCAGCTGTAAAGGACAGTTTCTGGACTTCGGTTGAAGGTGTAGATATGGAAAAGACTATTAATATGATAGACTATAAACCGGATGTTGTTATTGATTTTTCTCATCCTACAGCTTTGGATTCTGTACTAGACTATTGTCAAAAAAATAAATTGCCTTTAGTTATTGGAACAACGGGTTTTGAAAATGAACATATCGAGAAAATAAAAGTAGCATCAAGTAATATACCTATAATGCAAGCTACAAATATGTCTTTAGGAATGAATCTATTATTTTCTTTAGTAGAAAAAGTAGCATCAGTGCTAAAAGATAAAGTTGACATAGAAGTAATTGAGGCACATCATAATAGAAAAGTTGATGCACCATCAGGTAGTGCCGTTACTATAATAGAGTGTATAGAAAAAGGTTTGGGCAGAGTAGAAAAGCATGCCCATGGAAGAGTTGGTCAATGCCCTAGAGAAAAGGGTGAAATAGGAGTTCATGCTATCCGTGGTGGAAATATTGTAGGTTTTCACGAGGCAAACTTCATTAATGATTTAGAGACTATAAAAATAACTCATGAGGCCCATGATAGATCAGTATTCGCTGAAGGGTCTTTAGTAGCAGCAAAATTCATATTAAACCAAAAAGTGGGCATATATAATATGAAGGATGTATTAGGTATTCAATAG
- a CDS encoding TIGR03915 family putative DNA repair protein yields the protein MIVYVYDGTFEGLLTSIYDSFYRKEIPTRITYMQEEQKDFLTTYINITTDEVKFNKVYNAIKDKISYHSLQNIYYAFLSEQKDCEIAIYNYLRLGFKIGKSIDGYLSNNNVLIINDFSRKVQKERHAMLGLIRFMELDKGLLYAKIQPKYNILSLVSPHFEKRLASENWVIHDENRNKASIYTDGEWYITELKLENEIEISNKEKLFQSLWQNYFHSISIKERKNLKLQQQNMPKRYWVNLIEKNM from the coding sequence ATGATTGTGTATGTATATGATGGGACCTTCGAGGGCTTATTAACATCAATATATGATAGTTTCTATAGGAAAGAGATACCTACTCGTATAACTTATATGCAAGAGGAACAAAAGGATTTTTTGACCACATATATTAATATTACTACGGATGAAGTAAAGTTTAATAAAGTATATAATGCTATTAAAGATAAAATTTCATATCATTCTTTACAAAATATTTACTACGCCTTTTTATCTGAGCAGAAAGACTGTGAAATTGCAATATATAATTATTTAAGGTTAGGTTTTAAAATCGGAAAAAGTATTGATGGATATTTATCTAATAATAATGTTCTAATTATTAATGATTTCAGTAGGAAAGTACAAAAAGAGAGACATGCTATGTTAGGATTAATACGATTTATGGAATTAGATAAAGGTTTACTTTATGCTAAAATTCAACCAAAGTATAATATATTAAGTTTAGTATCCCCTCATTTTGAAAAAAGATTAGCTAGTGAAAACTGGGTTATTCATGATGAAAACAGAAATAAGGCATCTATTTATACTGATGGAGAATGGTATATAACAGAATTAAAGCTTGAAAATGAAATTGAAATTAGTAATAAAGAAAAGTTATTTCAATCCCTCTGGCAAAACTATTTTCATAGTATTTCGATTAAAGAAAGAAAAAATTTGAAGCTTCAACAACAGAATATGCCTAAAAGATATTGGGTAAATTTAATTGAAAAAAATATGTAG